The nucleotide window TTTCCAGGCCCTTACGAGCATCGGCCAGGCTTAGCTTGGTCAGATCAGTCAACGGGTATCTCACTCAAATTATCGCAGCGTGTGTAGAGCGTCGCACCGGGCGTCGCAACCTCGCTGCCCATTTCATATTGGCCGTTTGCGGCCATGGTTGCATCGAAGGCCGACACAACCTGGATTTGGGTTTCGTTATAAGGCGCCACCGCGAACGTGTCGGGATAGATCTCGCCAGGCAGCTCGCAAACCGCGTCGATGAACAGATGCGTGCTGCCCTCGCGCGTCTTCACGTCAAAGAAGCTGCAGCGGAACTCCATCGATTGAATGCCGTCGTCGAAGTCGAGGCTGAGGAAATCGTGGTCCATCCATGCATCCACGCCCTTATCTTCCAACGCCTGGCAGGCCTCGGATTCGGACACGTAGAGCTTGTCGCGCGCAATGCGCAGGTCCTCCTGCGCCGCACTCGACACAGTCAGGGCAAGCAGCAATGGCACGACAGCGCCTTTCACGCGGCTTTCTCCGCATCGAGCCGCAACTCGAAAAAGGCCGACCATTCGCTGTCCGGATAGTCGAGGAACGGTCCTCTCGGGGTGAACCCGTAACGGGCATAGAGCCGATGCGCCTCGGCCATGCCATCACCGGTTCCGGTTTCCAGCATAATGACCGGCAGGCCACGTTCACGCGCCAGCTCGACAATCCGCTCCAGCAATTGGCGGCCGACGCGCCGCCCGCGCACCTCAGGCAGGGTGAACATGCGTTTGACTTCACCCAGTTCCGGCCCATGCATCTTGAGTGCGCCCATGCCGACCGCTTTGCCACTTTCGTCGCGTGCAACAAATAGTGTCGTATCGCTATCCGCCATCTGCTCGACCGTCATTTTGAACTGGAACTCCAGCGGCGAGAGCGGCAGCAAATGATCGTTGAGGTGGGTCACCAGAGCCCGCACATCATCCTGCAAGGGCGTCTCAATGGCGATCGTAACCGTCATTTACTCCACCACCTTGGGCACCATAAAGAAATGGTCTTCGGTCAGCGGCGCATTGCCCACGATCTTCTCGGCATAATTGCCATCGGAGATGACGTCGTCCCGGCGCCGCAGCGTCATCGGCGTGACAGAGGTCATGGCCGCGACGCCTTCGACATCGACTTCACCCAATTGCTCGACAAAGCCCAGAATCGCGTTGAGTTCGCTCTGGTAGCCAGCGACTTCCTCCTCCTCGATACGAATGCGGGCAAGGCGCCCGATGCGCTTAACGGTGGCGGCATCGACAGACATGGGAAACTCCAAGATACGGCGTGTTGCCGCGTTATTAGCAATGCGGCGCAGCAAATGACAATGAAAATGCCTTATGTGTCGGATCAGGCTTCCACGGCCAGAGCCGGCTCGAGCGCAATGAGCCCGGTTCCGTCGAGCCGATCGCGCACCCTGTCCAAGGCCGCGTCGATTTCCGCCTCACGACCGGCCAGGGCCACAAGGGCCGGCGCGACGGCGTCGAGGAGCCGCTCGGCGCGGTCGGCCAGGTCACTGCCGGCCAGCACCACAACTGCCTTGTCAGCCCATCGTCCGGGTTCCGGGAGGACTCCAACGGCCAGGAGCAGCGGCCGATCGTCGTCGCCATCGACGAGGAGACCGCACTCGCCAAGCGACCAGACTTGCACTGGCCGCAGCGCGTCACCGATATCCAACAGCCTCTGGGCCGGGCGTGGTCGCCAGGTTTGGAGATCGGCCGGCTTGCCGCCCTTGCGCATCGCGAGGACCTGATCGGCCCCGCTCACCAGTTCGCTGCGGTCAATACCACCCGGTGCGGCCTCGGGATCGACCACCAGCACTTGCCCGCCGATCTGGATACGAAATGTGGAGCCACCAAACCAGGTCAGTTTCACGCGTCACGCTCCGGCTTGAAGGTCAGGCTTATCCTCGACGCGCCTTCGATGAAGCGCCGGGTCGATGGTCGATTGAGCACTGTTCGACCCAACCAACCCAGTACACCCATCGGCAGCAGACCGAGAAGGGGCGCCACTGCCTGGATGCCTTTGAGACGTTTTGGTCCCCGGTTCTGCATCGCTTGTATCTTTTCCACCTCCGGGCGCCGCTCCGCCTCGAAACGCCGTGCCGCTACGTCGAGACGCTCAGGATCGGTCGCCGCGAGAAGCGTCGGACCGATATGGTTGGCCAGAATGATTGCGTCGCGCAACGCGACATTGATGCCCTGCGCCCCCACTGGCGACATAGGGTGCGCGGCATCGCCCATCAGCACCAGCCCTGGCACTGACCATTTCGGTAACATACCGCAG belongs to Devosia sp. XK-2 and includes:
- a CDS encoding GNAT family N-acetyltransferase, which gives rise to MTVTIAIETPLQDDVRALVTHLNDHLLPLSPLEFQFKMTVEQMADSDTTLFVARDESGKAVGMGALKMHGPELGEVKRMFTLPEVRGRRVGRQLLERIVELARERGLPVIMLETGTGDGMAEAHRLYARYGFTPRGPFLDYPDSEWSAFFELRLDAEKAA
- the gatC gene encoding Asp-tRNA(Asn)/Glu-tRNA(Gln) amidotransferase subunit GatC → MSVDAATVKRIGRLARIRIEEEEVAGYQSELNAILGFVEQLGEVDVEGVAAMTSVTPMTLRRRDDVISDGNYAEKIVGNAPLTEDHFFMVPKVVE